The Melospiza georgiana isolate bMelGeo1 chromosome 19, bMelGeo1.pri, whole genome shotgun sequence genome segment GAATCAGAGGGGGAAGTTTAAGGTCACAGAACTCCATTCAGAGATGGGATATTGCCATTTAGGGAAAGAACAGCTTAGAGTGTTCTGAGCCTTCTTACCACTGTAGAAGGAACAATTTGATACTAGAGAGCTGTTCTTAAACATGCTGTAAGCCACTGTCCTGGAGAATTATTGCTTAGAGACAAGGAGCAAAATAAAGGGTGGGGAGAGAAGCACTTTATATCCATTGACACAACTGTTACCctttaaaatagttttgtaATTACATAAGTAGACATCAACTTCCCACTGGCTACTCCACCCATACACTGGCTTGATTATTTATTTGCCATTTAGCCAATTCTCAGATGAAAAGGAGGGGCCAAGGATGGCAGTAAATCAGTAGCTCCAATCAGTCTATTTCTATCCCTGTTCTGCCTCAACTCCTTGAAGCACAAATGCTGTATATTAAAGCACAAGATTTTTCAGCCACAGGCATAAGCCTGGTTTCATATGCTGTTATTCCAGAAAAATCCTCCATTTTCTCTCTTATAAAACAGGGACATGGAAAACCAAGTTTGACACCAAGAAGACTGCCCTGAAGGACTTCCACCTGGATGAGGACAGGACTGTGAAGGTGTCCATGATGTCAGACCCCAAAGCCATCCTGAGATATGGTTTTGACTCAGAACTCAACTGCAAGGTCAGACAGCAAATATTGCCTAAGATCTCCTAAACCCACTGAGGAGCAGGTTCAGCTACACCTGCCTGTTAACCCATCCCAGCCTTGCTCCTCCCATCATTGCTACTTTTGCAATCCCTCTTTTGAAAGGCAGTGTGTTGACTCTTAGGATATCCTGCTTCTACCCAAACTATGTCACAAGCAATCCAAAATATAAATTATGCCCAGGTCCTACCAGCCTGTATTGCTTGACTTAAAGTTGGGCAAGAAGAGCAGGGCACACCTCTCAAAACTTTTCCATCTCTACCTCCTTCAACTAATCTTTCCTTGGAGCATGAGTTCAAAGGTGTTCAAGTGAGAATTCCCCAAAGCAATGCTGCAGGTGAGAGAGCACTTCCATAGCAGGAAGAGTGCAGCAAGGATGGATAAaagcctggggaaaaaaacagaagtgTCAGGAAGCATCATGTCAGATAAAagcaaacagggaaaaagatCAAATGGTCACTGGAAAGGTTGAGATTCCAGCCTGAGAATCAGGCCACTGCTTGGTACAGGATGGGTAAAACTTTATTATTGATGTGACCCTTTCTTACCTCTCTCTTATTTCTGTCCTTGCAGATTGCCCAGCTGCCCCTGACAGAGGGAATCAGTGCCATGTTCTTCCTGCCCACGAAGGTGACCCAGAACATGACTCTGATTGAGGAAAGCCTCACTTCTGAGTTTGTCCATGATGTGGACAAGGAGCTGAAGACAGTCCACGCTGTGCTGAGCCTGCCCAAACTAAAGCTGAACCACGAAGAGGCACTTGGCAGCACAATAAAGGAGACAAGTATGTGCATCACACCCCCCCTGCAGGGCTCAAAGCAGTGGTCAAGGTGCTCCCTGCTCTCAGATTATCAAGCTGGTGGGTTGTTAAATTATGGTTGTGGAGATTTCACCAGCAACCAAATcaccttcacccaggatttctCAGCTTTTTATCACATCCCTCCACCAAGCTcatgcagtgctgctgagatTGTGGGTGAAGCTCAGTACAAGCAGATGGAAGCTGCTCCTCCCTGTTACCCCAAAAACCTCAGCCcaagcagctccctgcccttgtggatcacaggagcagtgctgctccccctgctgcAATCCATGCCCCCAGCTAATGGaactttctctcttttctccaggGCTCCAATCACTTTTCACATCACCTGATTTCTCCAAGATTTCTGCCAAACCTCTGAGATTATCCCATGTGCAACACAAGGCAATGCTGGAGCTTAGTGAGGATGGGGAAAGATCCACACCAAACCCTGGGGCCACTGCTGCTCGTCTGACCTTCCCCATAGAATACCACGTGGACAGACCCTTCCTTCTTGTACTGAGGGATGACACCACCGGAACCCTCCTCTTCATTGGCAAGATCCTGGATCCCAGGGGGGTTTAGATCCCTTCACAATAATCTGCAATGGTAAGGGTGATACTGGGAGGGATActggctccctgctctgctgcacaaaGACACAACTTGCAAATCTTACGCCTTCATGCTGCAATAAAAGAGCTTTTGCTATTAAACCTCAGCAAGCCCAAGTATTCTCCCTTGAAAGGTTATCTGCCTACACTCCCAGTTTCCCCAGAGGAGGAATGCAGTTCTGTGTT includes the following:
- the SERPINF1 gene encoding pigment epithelium-derived factor isoform X1 translates to MQVPVVLLFLGLLTVPSRTQNSATEQNSATADGANAGEEEEDPFYKSPVNKLAAAVSNFGYDLYRQQSGRTATANVLLSPFSLATALSALSLGAGERTEDVISRALFYDLLNKAEVHDTYKELLGSVTGPEKSMKSASRIILEKRLRARPGFHSQLEKSYKMRPRALSGNSQLDLQEINTWARQQTKGRIMRFMKDMPTDVSILLAGAAFFKGTWKTKFDTKKTALKDFHLDEDRTVKVSMMSDPKAILRYGFDSELNCKIAQLPLTEGISAMFFLPTKVTQNMTLIEESLTSEFVHDVDKELKTVHAVLSLPKLKLNHEEALGSTIKETSMCITPPLQGSKQWSRCSLLSDYQAGGLLNYGCGDFTSNQITFTQDFSAFYHIPPPSSCSAAEIVGEAQYKQMEAAPPCYPKNLSPSSSLPLWITGAVLLPLLQSMPPANGTFSLFSRAPITFHIT